One Methylomonas sp. LL1 DNA window includes the following coding sequences:
- the aqpZ gene encoding aquaporin Z: MKQYTAEFFGTFWLVLGGCGSAVLAAAFPDVGIGLLGVSCAFGLTVLTMAFAIGHISGCHLNPAVSIGLWVGGRFPADKLLPYIAAQVLGGIVAGGVLFLIASGKAGFDVSAGFASNGYGEHSPGGYSLLSALVTEVVMAMMFLLVILGATDARAPQGFAPIAIGLCLTLIHLISIPVTNTSVNPARSTATAIFVGDWAVVQLWLFWLAPIVGAVAGALVYQFLGSEDSTD, translated from the coding sequence ATGAAACAATATACGGCGGAGTTTTTTGGGACATTTTGGTTGGTGCTGGGCGGTTGCGGCAGTGCGGTGCTTGCTGCGGCTTTTCCGGATGTCGGTATCGGTTTATTGGGCGTGTCCTGCGCGTTTGGTTTGACCGTGTTGACCATGGCCTTCGCAATCGGACATATTTCCGGTTGCCATTTGAATCCGGCGGTATCGATCGGTTTATGGGTTGGCGGCCGTTTCCCCGCCGATAAATTGCTGCCGTATATTGCCGCGCAAGTGTTGGGCGGCATCGTGGCCGGAGGCGTTTTATTTCTGATTGCCAGCGGTAAGGCCGGGTTTGACGTGTCGGCCGGGTTTGCTTCCAATGGTTACGGCGAGCACTCGCCGGGTGGTTATTCGTTGTTGTCGGCGCTGGTGACCGAAGTCGTGATGGCCATGATGTTTTTGTTAGTGATTCTGGGTGCGACCGATGCCAGAGCGCCGCAAGGTTTTGCGCCGATCGCCATTGGTTTATGCCTGACCCTGATTCACTTGATCAGCATTCCGGTCACCAATACCTCGGTCAATCCGGCCCGCAGTACGGCTACGGCGATATTCGTCGGCGATTGGGCCGTGGTTCAGCTTTGGCTGTTTTGGTTGGCGCCCATCGTGGGCGCGGTGGCGGGCGCCTTGGTCTACCAGTTTTTGGGTAGCGAAGACTCCACCGATTAA